The genomic stretch GATAGAGGAAAAGGCTAGGAGAATGAGAGGGACGTATGTGCAAAAATATAAAGGAGATGTGCCAATCAGCTCCCACGAGAATCCTGATCCACTTGAAAACAAATCCAGTTTATTTGGGTGCGTGGAGAAACCAAGAAGCGAAAATCGGCACCGTTcccgtcgccgcctcgtcgcctccgtCGCCCGCCCGCCCCTCTTTTGCTGCAGCCGCgcccaccaccactctcctctccCACTAGCTAGGGTTTTCGGTTTCTAGAACCTCCGCCCCATGCAAGCCCCGCCGCTCGCCGCGCTCGCCGGAGGCGCCTGGGCCTCCCATCGCCCTGCCATactggcggcgccggcgagcctcCGCCGTTCCAGGCGCGGGGCCCTCCGCCTGCCCGCGTGGAGGGCGGCAGGAGGCGGCCGAGCCCCGCGGGTCCCGGCCAAGGGCGCCGTCCTCGCCTCCGACATGGGCGCCGAGGAGGTCGTGGGGCCCTCGCCCCTGCTCGACGCGCGAAGCGAGCAAGGTCTGCTTCTTCTTCCAAATGCACCTATTCAGCCCCGTAGAAGAGTCAACCCAGAAATCTCATCTCATTCGTTCATTCATTCATATGATATACCATCAGTCGCATGTGGTGTGCAGAGCTGGTTCTACGTATCAGAAAGGAAGTGGAGAAAGGGAAGCTGCCTGCTGATGTCGCCCACAACTTTGAAAACCTGTTCTACAATTACAAGAATGCGGTAAGTATGCAGATACTCCTGTTTGCTGCAATCAGATCATTCTTGGCTGTCCCATGATGTCAGTGCCTTTTCAGGTCCTCAAAAATGGAGATCCAAATGCACATCAGATCATCCTTTCCAACATGATGGATTTATTTGAACGCGTTCTGTTGGATGAAGAGGTCCCACCTTCTATGCCCGCTACGTTCTCAATTTTGCGCTCACATTTTCTCTTATGCTCCAAAGCGCCCATTTACTCCAAACTTTACCTTTCTTGCAGAATCAATTTACATTTCAACCTTATCACAAGGCCATCAGAGAACCATTTGACTATTACACTTTTGGTCAGAACTACATTAGGCCGCTGGTAGATTTTAGGTAACGAGAAATCTGACCTGAGAACATCTAGGATTGCACTTCTTATCTTCTGTGTAAACTGGAATATACAGCACACGACATATGTCTCATCAGACTTATTTGTTATAATTGCTTGCTGCTTTCATGTTGCACATATTAATCTCGTTTGTCATATCTTCCGTGTAAACTGGAATAGCGTCTCTTTCGTATGAACATCTACTGTCAAAGGCCCTTTAATTATTTTTATATTCATAGCATGCACATTTCACAGTTTTGTCGCACAAATACATATTGAATATTGATGAATTACAATGAAAATTCTAAATGCTTCATGCACATATTTCCATCAAGGTGTTAGGAATTTATATTGAAGATAATAATTAATAAATCAATTTGTTAGATCCTAATGGATAGTATCTGACCTACAATCTCCACTTTTGCAAAGATATGTCTGTCCATTCTCTTGCAGCAAGTAGTTAATTTATTTTTGACTAATGATTTACTCAGAATTTATCTTCCAtcaacataacagggtatttgttAACATACCTAGGTTTAGTTTATACCATCAGGTCTCACAAGGCTTCGACACTCATATGTATTTTTTTTTAGCGTATCATTTTGGTTTCCTAATCTCCTAACATTGTCAATATCTATGCTCAGGAACTCTTACGTTGGCAACATTTCTGTTTTCAGTGAtatggagaagaagctccagctgGTAACTCTTCTAACCTTCATTTTGTTTTTCCATGACATGTCGATTACTAGCTTCGTTGGGCGCCAAACCTTAATAATAATGTTCTAATAGACACGAGCCATTGTGGTATTTtgacaaaaaaagaagaagaatacAATCCATCATTATGCATTGATAACCCAACAGCAACATACCAGTAGTGTAGCAGACTCCAAAGGTCACAATAGGGTTGAGAGAGATGTTTGCTCATTTGGTGGAATAGAATAATGTGACTAAGTTTGCACATAGaggaatcatgaaccaatccttaAATCCTGCAGAAAGTATTCTAGAGTGATGTTAGCACACGACATCCCCTAACACCATATAATTATGTATCTGACTTGCTTATGTTACTCTTTTGATCCAGAATGTTATAAATTGTCTACAATCCAAACCATTTTCTGAAAATATTTGATGTCATTGTAGGGTCATAATGTTGTTCTGATGTCTAACCATCAGACAGAGGCAGATCCAGCAGTTATAGCCTTGTCACTTGAAAGAAGCAATCCGTGGATTAGCGAGAACATAGTGAGTTCTTTGAACATATTATCAGTTTTCTTGTGAATCAACATAAGCTAACCACATTAGCATCAAAACCATCTGCTATAGGTTTATGTTGCTGGGGATAGGGTTCTTACTGATCCTCTTTGCAAGCCATTTAGCATGGGAAGGTCTTATTCTCCACCCTGGAAGTTTATATGATAATGCTGCATTGTGGATTCTGATTTCTCTTAATCCTATTACCGAAAACATCAGTTTGTCACCTAAGCATTTTTTCTTAACAGAAATCTTCTTTGTGTGTATTCAAAAAAGCATATGAATGATTTTCCTGAGCTAATTGAGATGAAGAGGAGGGCAAACACTCGAAGTCTTAAGGAAATGGCTTTGCTTTTACGGTACTCGTCCCATGCAACAGTTTGATATTTCTGATCCTATTTCCTTATCAATAGTTGATGCAACTGACAGATATGTTAAACCATGGTTGGTACTACTAGTTGGTGACAGTTGAAACACATGATACAATTGTTGGTTTTAATCTAGTCCTAGCACAGTGAAGGTTGTTCACTGGCATTGCACTCCAAGGCAAACAGATTTAAAGAGATGGCCACATTGGTTCATAAGCAATGTCTATCTTTTCGTGTTTACCATCATGAAAGATGAAACTGGCTTTTGCTCTCTTTTAAGGCGAAGATACGCTACCGTGCAATCGCTTGTTGCATCAGATGATAATGCTTATCTTTTATGATATTATGTAGTGGCGGTTCACATATAATTTGGATAGCTCCGAGTGGTGGTAGAGACCGTCCAGACCCTTTGACTGGAGAATGGCACCCGGTATGTTCTCTTCCCTTTCTTGTCTATATGATTTGGGTTCTTATCAACGTTGTCATGTTTACTGAGGTCTCTCTAAATGATTGTGCACATTTTTGTCAATCTAATGACTAATAACATTATAAAATGTCATCTCACGAAGGGAATGAGATGGTACCATGACAAAACTGCAACAGTGCTATTGATTTTGTATTAGTTCCCCTTACGTTTACCTTGCCTGCTACTTACAAAAACAAGGGCAGGCGCCATTTGATGCATCTGCAGTGGATAATATGAGGAGGCTTCTTGAGCACTCGGGCGTTCCCGGGCACATATATCCACTATCGTTGCTATGCTATGAGATTATGCCTCCACCACAACAGGTATGATTACTAGCCACATCTCACCGGTTATATTCTTGCCAGACAACctctttgaattttctttttaatTGAATAGATTGAGAAAGAGATTGGTGAGCAAAGAGTTATATCCTTCCATGGGGTAGGCTTATCAGCAGCTGAAGAAATAAAGTATGGGGATGTTACTGCTCAGACTCAGAATGCTGACGAGGTTTGTATACTTTCATGTTGAACTTTTGTGTAGTCTTTGTTTTTTTTGACGGTAGGATTATTGAACAGCCGAAAATCTTGTACAGTTGTCATAGCCTCAAAGCTGTGTATTATGTATCCTTTATTTTTTGTCTTCACTGAGGTAGGGGGTTGTTGGGCAGTCTCTATCCAACATTCAGCTAATAGTGTTAGATTACTTTCAATGGCTATGATTGTCTTTGTACGAACTACAGCTTAAATCTAGATTAGGTGCTGAACCATTGTCAAAATTATATGTAGTCTATGTcgtcactattcatcaacagttGATCCTTTTATATTGAAGTCTTAGAGTGAAATAGACAAATTGGTGCATCTATCTTCCTTAGTTAAGGTATGAAACTTATGAAACCTTTAAGTTGTTACTCCCGCCGTTCCATAATTcctgtcgtggttttagtttgaTTGAGTATTTAGAAATTGTTGCACTCAAGACGTATCATTGTCCTTATAAGTTTTGTTATGTCATTTTCATCGTCCTTATAACTTTTTGAAGTTATTTTCAGATTTTGCTATTTTTATTTACATATTGCACCTTGTGTTTTTGGTTAGCTGTTCTTTTGTTCTGTTGAAAATAATGTTAGATTGAATTTATGAAATACAGGCCAGGAAGAAATTCTCAGAGACTTTGTACAACTCAGTTGTTGATCAGTATAATGTGCTCAAGTCTGCTATCTTTAGAGATCATGCAGCAGCTTCGTCAAACCCTGCCATCTCACTCTCACAACCATGGCGATGAAACATAGCTTACTCAGGTTTGTTCTGCGCTGACCTGTTTGTCTTTCCCTTCTATTTACTGGTCGCATCAAGCATGCACACATGGACACCCTGCCACTATTTTTTCTAGTTTGACATACACGAGATAGGTTGGTTTTAAGTGCAACTGCACTTGGACCTGCATATGTAGATTCCGGTGAGTTGTATCTATACCACTTGATCAGAAAACACTAAATTTAGCTTGTAAATGCTGTAGCAGCTTCACTTGGGCAGGTTGCATTAGAAATCAGAATTACTGTTTGTATCTACGAGGTAGTTTTTCCAATGGACGTGCATGTAAGCACACTGGGATGTCATATTTTTGTACAATACCTCTCATTTTTTTCAACTTAAGTACGATACCTCTTGTTGCAAGCTACCACTGCAAGAAATAACTTATTGTTGTTATTAATTGATCAGTATGTCCATAGGAAGCAACCGTTTCCATTCCTCATTTACCGGCTCATGTTATTTTCCGTTCCAAAGATGATTTATCAGTTCTTTGATGGATTGCATAATAAATTTGCGACTCTTGTAATTTCCAGGACTGGATTTCTCAATGGAGTTACCTTCATTTCTTTCCAAATAGAGCAGATGAACTGCCATAGTGCAACTTTGCAGGTTTTAGCCGCAAGGCTTCTTACGCTTTGATGTCATCACCCTTACTAATCATGGAGGCCAGATCTCTGCAGATCCTGTAAGTTCTCAGAGTTGTAGGATTTTTTTACCATATGGTGCTGCACGGTGTTTATGTTCTGATAAGGACTGTGGGACTGTTGCCAGGTCTAAATATGATTTTGCATAGCGGAACCCAGCGGCAGATGGTGCATGTGTTCATCATTTGTGAACAAATACTGCTTGCATCAGTTGGCCGTCCTTTGGGCCTGATCTGTGCACCAATGCGAATTGGAACCTGGATTGTGTCGGCGGCGCTGCAGCCCGGcatgtggattttttttttcgtGTTACAAGTTAACCTGTTTTACTTTTGCCGTGTGTACATATTTGATTCTTTTGCTCCAAAATGTGGAGATAAAGTGTAC from Lolium rigidum isolate FL_2022 chromosome 4, APGP_CSIRO_Lrig_0.1, whole genome shotgun sequence encodes the following:
- the LOC124706447 gene encoding glycerol-3-phosphate acyltransferase, chloroplastic, whose product is MQAPPLAALAGGAWASHRPAILAAPASLRRSRRGALRLPAWRAAGGGRAPRVPAKGAVLASDMGAEEVVGPSPLLDARSEQELVLRIRKEVEKGKLPADVAHNFENLFYNYKNAVLKNGDPNAHQIILSNMMDLFERVLLDEENQFTFQPYHKAIREPFDYYTFGQNYIRPLVDFRNSYVGNISVFSDMEKKLQLGHNVVLMSNHQTEADPAVIALSLERSNPWISENIVYVAGDRVLTDPLCKPFSMGRNLLCVYSKKHMNDFPELIEMKRRANTRSLKEMALLLRGGSHIIWIAPSGGRDRPDPLTGEWHPAPFDASAVDNMRRLLEHSGVPGHIYPLSLLCYEIMPPPQQIEKEIGEQRVISFHGVGLSAAEEIKYGDVTAQTQNADEARKKFSETLYNSVVDQYNVLKSAIFRDHAAASSNPAISLSQPWR